The proteins below come from a single Haliaeetus albicilla chromosome 22, bHalAlb1.1, whole genome shotgun sequence genomic window:
- the NUBP1 gene encoding cytosolic Fe-S cluster assembly factor NUBP1 isoform X1: MAEAAGGPRPDDCPGTSSAQAGRAAACQGCPNQRLCAAGAAAPDPAEAAELRERLRAVKHTILVLSGKGGVGKSTFSALLAHGLAADEAKQVALLDIDICGPSIPKMMGLEGEQVHQSGSGWSPVYVEENLGVMSVGFLLSSPDDAVIWRGPKKNGLIKQFLHDVDWGEIDYLIVDTPPGTSDEHLSIVQYLSAAHIDGAVIITTPQEVSLQDVRKEINFCHKVKLPVIGVVENMSGFICPKCKNESQIFPPTTGGAEKMCQNLNVSLLGKVPLDPQIGRSCDKGQSFLSEAPESPATSSYRNIIQRIQEYCDQHPFQEEKII; the protein is encoded by the exons atggctgaggcggcgggcgggccgcgGCCGGACG ACTGCCCAGGGACCAGCAGCGCCCAGGCGGGCAGGGCCGCCGCCTGCCAGGGATGCCCCAACCAGAGGCTCTGCGCGGCCGGCGCCGCGGCCCCGGACCCGG CGGAGGCGGCGGAGCTGCGGGAGCGGCTGCGCGCCGTGAAGCACACGATCCTGGTGCTCTCCGGGAAGGGCGGCGTGGGGAAGAGCACCTTCAGCGCCCTCCTGGCTCACGGGCTGGCGGCAGACGAGGCCAAGCAG GTTGCTCTGCTGGACATAGATATCTGTGGGCCATCAATCCCTAAAATGATGGGTCTAGAAGGAGAACAG GTTCATCAGAGTGGATCGGGATGGTCTCCAGTG TACGTTGAAGAAAACTTAGGTGTAATGTCAGTGGGGTTCTTGCTTAGTAGTCCTGATGATGCTGTCATCTGGAGGGGACCAAAAAAAAATG GGTTGATCAAACAATTTCTTCATGACGTGGACTGGGGTGAAATCGACTACCTGATTGTAGATACGCCTCCAGGAACATCAGATGAACACTTATCTATTGTGCAGTATCTCAGTGCAGCACACATAGACGGTGCTGTTATAATCACTACCCCTCAG GAAGTATCACTTCAGGATGTTCGGAAGGAGATCAACTTCTGCCATAAAGTGAAACTGCCAGTCATAGGTGTTGTGGAAAATATGAGTGGCTTTATTTGTCCAAAGTGTAAG AATGAATCACAGATCTTTCCCCCAACTACTGGAGGTGCAGAGAAGATGTGCCAGAACTTAAATGTTTCCCTCCTGGGTAAAGTGCCTCTAGATCCTCAAATAG GAAGAAGTTGTGACAAAGGCCAGTCTTTCTTATCTGAAGCACCTGAGTCTCCAGCTACATCGTCTTACAGGAATATCATTCAAA GAATTCAGGAATACTGTGATCAACACCCTTttcaagaagagaaaattatCTAA
- the NUBP1 gene encoding cytosolic Fe-S cluster assembly factor NUBP1 isoform X2 has translation MAEAAGGPRPDDCPGTSSAQAGRAAACQGCPNQRLCAAGAAAPDPAEAAELRERLRAVKHTILVLSGKGGVGKSTFSALLAHGLAADEAKQVHQSGSGWSPVYVEENLGVMSVGFLLSSPDDAVIWRGPKKNGLIKQFLHDVDWGEIDYLIVDTPPGTSDEHLSIVQYLSAAHIDGAVIITTPQEVSLQDVRKEINFCHKVKLPVIGVVENMSGFICPKCKNESQIFPPTTGGAEKMCQNLNVSLLGKVPLDPQIGRSCDKGQSFLSEAPESPATSSYRNIIQRIQEYCDQHPFQEEKII, from the exons atggctgaggcggcgggcgggccgcgGCCGGACG ACTGCCCAGGGACCAGCAGCGCCCAGGCGGGCAGGGCCGCCGCCTGCCAGGGATGCCCCAACCAGAGGCTCTGCGCGGCCGGCGCCGCGGCCCCGGACCCGG CGGAGGCGGCGGAGCTGCGGGAGCGGCTGCGCGCCGTGAAGCACACGATCCTGGTGCTCTCCGGGAAGGGCGGCGTGGGGAAGAGCACCTTCAGCGCCCTCCTGGCTCACGGGCTGGCGGCAGACGAGGCCAAGCAG GTTCATCAGAGTGGATCGGGATGGTCTCCAGTG TACGTTGAAGAAAACTTAGGTGTAATGTCAGTGGGGTTCTTGCTTAGTAGTCCTGATGATGCTGTCATCTGGAGGGGACCAAAAAAAAATG GGTTGATCAAACAATTTCTTCATGACGTGGACTGGGGTGAAATCGACTACCTGATTGTAGATACGCCTCCAGGAACATCAGATGAACACTTATCTATTGTGCAGTATCTCAGTGCAGCACACATAGACGGTGCTGTTATAATCACTACCCCTCAG GAAGTATCACTTCAGGATGTTCGGAAGGAGATCAACTTCTGCCATAAAGTGAAACTGCCAGTCATAGGTGTTGTGGAAAATATGAGTGGCTTTATTTGTCCAAAGTGTAAG AATGAATCACAGATCTTTCCCCCAACTACTGGAGGTGCAGAGAAGATGTGCCAGAACTTAAATGTTTCCCTCCTGGGTAAAGTGCCTCTAGATCCTCAAATAG GAAGAAGTTGTGACAAAGGCCAGTCTTTCTTATCTGAAGCACCTGAGTCTCCAGCTACATCGTCTTACAGGAATATCATTCAAA GAATTCAGGAATACTGTGATCAACACCCTTttcaagaagagaaaattatCTAA
- the TVP23A gene encoding Golgi apparatus membrane protein TVP23 homolog A isoform X1 — MKQALVDDTEDVSLDFGSEEELALRKAKIRHPLATFFHLFFRVSAIITYLFCDWFSNSFVACFVTILLLLSFDFWSVKNVTGRLLVGLRWWNQIDEDGKSHWVFEAKRVPTIAASTEAEARIFWLGLIICPVIWTMFFFSTLFSLKLKWLALVIAGISLQTANLYGYIHCKVGGQKSISRVTSRFFVTADVPKRQARRISGGHIEVHGKTGTR, encoded by the exons ATGAAGCAG GCGCTGGTGGACGACACCGAGGATGTGTCCCTCGACTTCGGGAGCGAGGAGGAGCTGGCGCTGCGGAAAGCAAAGATCAG gcaCCCACTGGCCACCTTTTTCCACCTGTTTTTCCGAGTGAGTGCTATTATTACCTACTTGTTCTGTGACTGGTTCAGCAACAGTTTTGTTGCCTGTTTTGTCACTATTCTCCTTCTTCTATCCTTTGACTTTTGGTCAGTTAAG AACGTGACAGGAAGACTCTTAGTTGGTTTGCGTTGGTGGAACCAGATTGATGAAGATGGAAAAAGCCACTGGGTGTTTGAAGCAAAAAGG GTGCCTACAATAGCTGCCTCAACTGAAGCTGAAGCTCGAATCTTTTGGCTTGGCCTCATTATCTGTCCAGTTATTTGgacaatgtttttctttagcaCCTTGTTCTCCTTGAAGCTGAAATGGCTG GCTCTTGTGATAGCTGGGATCTCCCTTCAGACTGCTAATTTATATGGCTACATCCACTGCAAAGTAGGGGGACAAAAAAGCATCAGCAGAGTAACTTCAAGGTTTTTTGTCACAGCAGATGTTCCCAAGA GACAGGCAAGGAGGATTTCAGGAGGCCACATTGAAGTACATGGGAAGACAGGCACTAGATAA
- the TVP23A gene encoding Golgi apparatus membrane protein TVP23 homolog A isoform X2 yields the protein MKQALVDDTEDVSLDFGSEEELALRKAKIRHPLATFFHLFFRNVTGRLLVGLRWWNQIDEDGKSHWVFEAKRVPTIAASTEAEARIFWLGLIICPVIWTMFFFSTLFSLKLKWLALVIAGISLQTANLYGYIHCKVGGQKSISRVTSRFFVTADVPKRQARRISGGHIEVHGKTGTR from the exons ATGAAGCAG GCGCTGGTGGACGACACCGAGGATGTGTCCCTCGACTTCGGGAGCGAGGAGGAGCTGGCGCTGCGGAAAGCAAAGATCAG gcaCCCACTGGCCACCTTTTTCCACCTGTTTTTCCGA AACGTGACAGGAAGACTCTTAGTTGGTTTGCGTTGGTGGAACCAGATTGATGAAGATGGAAAAAGCCACTGGGTGTTTGAAGCAAAAAGG GTGCCTACAATAGCTGCCTCAACTGAAGCTGAAGCTCGAATCTTTTGGCTTGGCCTCATTATCTGTCCAGTTATTTGgacaatgtttttctttagcaCCTTGTTCTCCTTGAAGCTGAAATGGCTG GCTCTTGTGATAGCTGGGATCTCCCTTCAGACTGCTAATTTATATGGCTACATCCACTGCAAAGTAGGGGGACAAAAAAGCATCAGCAGAGTAACTTCAAGGTTTTTTGTCACAGCAGATGTTCCCAAGA GACAGGCAAGGAGGATTTCAGGAGGCCACATTGAAGTACATGGGAAGACAGGCACTAGATAA